From Acidobacteriota bacterium, a single genomic window includes:
- a CDS encoding transposase, which produces MKNSYVRFYGPENLSQLRQMTEKAVNMYNNYKPHTALNSLKPRCIPKSGREP; this is translated from the coding sequence ATTAAAAACAGTTACGTCAGATTCTACGGGCCGGAGAATTTATCCCAGCTAAGGCAGATGACTGAAAAGGCGGTCAATATGTACAACAATTACAAGCCGCATACGGCATTGAACTCCCTTAAGCCCCGATGCATTCCGAAAAGCGGCAGGGAACCTTGA